A single bacterium DNA region contains:
- a CDS encoding restriction endonuclease — MQFWLLRSSDDESNQKLMTDSRKVISKKIAKLNGTSFEKNLLIPLLQDLGFKNIQKQSSGYQGGFDIRAELSGREWRFEAKKKMKKAVSESDLARHFDQIEKNPGNTEYFIIVTNCSLSNPARDSIEQHRQKWLVNLDYWSDERFWELLLSCPETVVSALKLGSETAREWRAECKHYQQKHHHFLKNELKRLKKSSNRFRVLQRAANSISDLYQESVRPATDLSLVVPRDSADASFVKFVSERSKNVLVLTGKEQTGKTSLLRTWAEKLNADNIVFFYSASSICKEEWLVKFEIELFSRIQIVTGGTLQLPGNVRVLFENIQDTLKARNCCVWIFVDALNAAPFRDLMNFVSSNEFLESLKSWNVRWVFSCRSAVLREWAPLLFDTLKTSNIFKLQEISLGDFTETELRSALKLRNISVQEIPMWLWPQLGWPGALRILEKWKKEGKKLSEMPEIAVIDFSLIFMKDRIDEFARLIPADKPTSYRGVEEMINRIIDLIATVKLPLPFDSIKTIEEFNPHRMNENSWNILLQQGFLTKQERGYSLSTDWGAIILAKRAIELCLNSSEASIERLLDQIFDAVGPSIEALGKFAWFFLFYGRQSDISHNVFAAVLNHIFQEQNLNHAYFGEIACRLFPKSAISYLTETTTPPLPMSFMAEGLKTLSAQDAVDHLLQLYPYVKETAQGAIAGIIKHFKKDLTKEQLAIVYSFLDSEILPLETRKKVLTKDSFRNALIRHPEELCNIIKVKTEEGKLQDPKLALAFLGMEGTSYQHDLLKKLTALEGENSPHSLCASGKLQHRESEELCLKNLNESNDLLVKKACIVALGNLRSTALLTWCRRSASTKESTYPYAVAMLIMNGTPAAITTLVSMEKRQKRVRLPSLTPSNRMFKVFDQKNFERIIRAAVNQLRSASTLEEVESHLRVLSGFSGISMRKWWKSFKKTRIPEVIARKVQMAINRDYFITYSRTISSEAIDAALLILRWIGKASVTRKILLQMLSLPEANLGSQELFATLLTSSDKSFVKDLIRLANLRKADSPFAQVTRMRATVCLSNLPSSQTFDALLGSYPSEWFSEEKERLGPFGGFRTKSNEKKLISVLEKRDDQLLWGAIRFLMEFRTKAAIKPALRWLQDCDPSDWKHRWLIRLLSGYDSRYANTFLIRASEDSRSYKTVFKALLYSKDPIVRDWYREQVRNSNKLPVENYRMIQWLLLNWILMNPSIDGDQYVIRWLNDPDLIEIAADGFISLLYKTASQRNLVDDPESLKSRYTLRENSHLKNEIMVATLKYFSNVEPDWSWSKFTEAWSELEPAGRKQLLQCIRYMPSQKAIEWILEQYVELDKSEHTEKELKSNIVKAMREVSRAGMTHGKNWLQTKARSSSIIDRVFAAHCSGLFGLAYYNQLKKLADDHCARVRFVYSQAHVTGIE; from the coding sequence TTGCAGTTTTGGCTTTTACGATCAAGTGACGATGAAAGCAATCAAAAATTAATGACAGATTCCCGAAAAGTAATCAGCAAAAAGATAGCTAAGCTGAATGGCACCAGTTTCGAAAAGAATTTACTGATACCTCTTCTTCAGGACCTCGGCTTCAAGAATATTCAAAAACAGTCGTCCGGTTACCAAGGAGGCTTTGATATCCGCGCAGAACTTAGCGGTAGAGAGTGGCGCTTCGAAGCGAAGAAGAAGATGAAAAAAGCGGTCAGTGAATCGGATCTTGCCCGACATTTTGATCAAATCGAGAAAAATCCGGGGAACACTGAGTATTTCATAATCGTTACCAATTGTTCACTGAGCAATCCGGCCAGAGATTCAATTGAGCAACACCGGCAAAAATGGCTTGTGAATCTTGATTATTGGTCTGATGAAAGATTTTGGGAGCTACTTCTTTCCTGTCCAGAAACGGTAGTGTCCGCACTAAAATTGGGTTCTGAAACGGCAAGAGAATGGCGAGCCGAGTGTAAACACTATCAGCAGAAGCATCATCATTTCTTAAAAAACGAACTTAAAAGATTGAAGAAAAGCTCCAACCGTTTTAGGGTGCTTCAAAGGGCCGCTAACTCGATCTCTGATCTGTACCAGGAATCCGTGCGTCCCGCAACAGATTTATCTTTGGTTGTTCCAAGGGACTCAGCAGATGCTTCCTTTGTAAAGTTTGTTTCCGAACGAAGCAAGAATGTCCTTGTTTTGACAGGAAAAGAACAAACTGGAAAAACATCCTTACTTAGAACTTGGGCAGAAAAACTAAACGCAGACAATATAGTCTTTTTTTATTCGGCCTCTTCAATTTGCAAAGAAGAGTGGCTCGTTAAATTCGAGATAGAACTCTTCAGTCGGATTCAAATCGTCACCGGCGGGACCCTTCAGCTCCCGGGAAATGTTCGCGTTTTATTTGAGAACATCCAAGACACCTTGAAGGCAAGAAATTGTTGCGTTTGGATTTTTGTTGACGCATTGAATGCCGCTCCGTTCAGAGATCTGATGAACTTTGTTTCATCGAATGAATTTCTGGAAAGCCTGAAAAGCTGGAACGTCAGATGGGTTTTTTCTTGTCGTTCGGCAGTTTTGCGCGAATGGGCCCCGCTTTTGTTCGATACTCTTAAAACATCGAATATCTTCAAACTTCAAGAAATTAGTTTAGGTGATTTTACCGAAACGGAACTGAGGTCCGCTCTTAAACTTCGCAACATTTCGGTTCAAGAAATTCCCATGTGGCTGTGGCCACAACTTGGGTGGCCAGGAGCACTTCGAATACTTGAGAAATGGAAGAAGGAAGGCAAGAAACTTTCGGAGATGCCTGAAATAGCAGTTATAGATTTCTCCTTGATCTTTATGAAAGATCGCATCGACGAATTCGCTAGATTAATTCCAGCTGACAAACCAACAAGTTATAGAGGGGTGGAGGAGATGATTAATAGGATTATTGACCTAATCGCAACGGTAAAACTCCCGCTACCCTTCGACTCAATCAAAACGATCGAAGAGTTCAACCCGCACAGGATGAATGAAAACTCCTGGAACATCCTTCTGCAACAAGGATTCTTAACCAAGCAGGAAAGAGGTTATTCGCTGAGCACCGATTGGGGCGCAATTATTCTCGCGAAAAGAGCCATTGAACTTTGCTTAAACTCCAGCGAAGCATCTATCGAGCGGTTGTTAGATCAGATATTCGATGCAGTCGGGCCATCAATCGAGGCACTGGGAAAGTTTGCCTGGTTTTTCCTTTTCTACGGGCGCCAAAGCGATATCTCGCACAATGTATTTGCTGCGGTTCTGAATCATATTTTCCAGGAACAGAACCTCAATCATGCGTACTTTGGCGAAATCGCGTGCAGGCTTTTCCCAAAGTCCGCCATATCCTATTTAACTGAAACAACAACACCGCCCTTGCCGATGTCGTTTATGGCTGAAGGATTAAAGACGCTTTCAGCACAGGACGCTGTGGACCATCTGTTGCAGCTCTACCCATACGTGAAAGAAACCGCTCAGGGCGCCATAGCTGGGATAATCAAACACTTTAAGAAAGATTTGACGAAAGAGCAACTAGCAATTGTTTATTCATTTCTTGATTCAGAAATACTCCCTTTGGAGACAAGAAAGAAGGTATTAACCAAGGATTCGTTTAGAAATGCGTTAATTCGTCATCCTGAGGAGTTATGCAATATCATCAAAGTGAAGACTGAAGAAGGCAAATTGCAAGACCCTAAATTAGCACTGGCTTTTTTGGGTATGGAAGGTACGTCATATCAGCACGACCTCCTCAAAAAATTAACCGCCCTAGAAGGAGAGAATTCTCCCCATTCTTTATGTGCGAGCGGCAAACTCCAACACAGAGAATCCGAGGAACTCTGCCTGAAGAATCTCAATGAATCAAATGACCTTCTCGTTAAAAAAGCATGTATTGTAGCGCTCGGTAATCTTCGATCAACAGCACTATTAACCTGGTGTAGAAGAAGCGCCTCAACAAAGGAATCGACATATCCCTATGCAGTCGCAATGCTAATTATGAACGGAACTCCAGCTGCGATTACCACTCTGGTCAGCATGGAAAAACGTCAGAAACGTGTTCGACTACCGTCCCTAACACCCTCAAATAGGATGTTCAAGGTTTTCGATCAAAAGAATTTTGAAAGAATTATTCGAGCAGCAGTGAATCAACTCAGATCGGCAAGCACACTCGAAGAAGTAGAATCTCATCTTCGTGTGCTTTCTGGTTTCTCAGGGATTTCCATGCGAAAGTGGTGGAAAAGTTTTAAGAAAACTAGGATCCCAGAAGTGATTGCGAGAAAGGTCCAGATGGCGATTAATCGCGATTACTTCATCACATATTCAAGGACGATCTCAAGCGAGGCGATTGATGCCGCTTTATTGATACTACGCTGGATTGGAAAAGCATCCGTCACGCGAAAAATTTTATTGCAAATGTTGAGCCTGCCAGAAGCCAATCTTGGTTCACAGGAACTTTTTGCTACTCTACTGACCTCGTCCGATAAATCCTTTGTTAAGGATCTGATCCGTCTCGCAAACCTTCGAAAGGCTGATTCGCCGTTCGCTCAGGTGACCAGAATGAGAGCCACGGTATGCCTTTCTAATCTGCCTTCATCGCAGACATTTGATGCTCTTTTAGGATCATATCCATCAGAATGGTTTTCCGAAGAGAAGGAACGTCTCGGCCCTTTTGGGGGATTTCGAACGAAATCAAATGAGAAGAAGCTAATCTCGGTGCTTGAGAAAAGAGATGATCAGCTTCTTTGGGGAGCGATACGCTTCCTTATGGAGTTCAGGACTAAGGCAGCAATTAAACCGGCGTTAAGATGGCTCCAGGACTGCGATCCATCAGATTGGAAGCATAGATGGCTTATACGGCTTTTGTCTGGTTATGATTCGCGTTACGCGAACACTTTTCTGATTCGCGCATCCGAGGACAGCCGTTCTTATAAAACCGTATTTAAGGCACTACTCTATTCGAAGGATCCTATCGTCCGTGACTGGTACAGGGAACAGGTTAGGAATTCAAATAAATTACCAGTTGAAAATTACCGGATGATTCAATGGCTTCTATTGAACTGGATATTGATGAACCCATCGATAGACGGAGATCAATATGTCATACGCTGGTTAAACGATCCTGATCTCATTGAGATTGCAGCAGATGGGTTTATCTCACTTCTATACAAAACTGCCTCGCAACGGAACCTGGTTGACGATCCCGAGAGTCTGAAAAGTCGTTATACGCTACGTGAGAACAGTCACCTTAAGAATGAAATTATGGTCGCAACCTTGAAATACTTTTCGAATGTTGAACCCGATTGGTCATGGTCAAAATTTACTGAAGCTTGGTCGGAGCTTGAGCCAGCAGGCAGGAAACAGCTTCTTCAGTGCATTCGTTATATGCCGTCGCAGAAAGCAATCGAATGGATTTTAGAGCAGTACGTTGAACTGGATAAATCGGAGCATACTGAAAAAGAGCTCAAAAGCAACATTGTGAAAGCTATGAGAGAAGTTTCTAGGGCCGGTATGACTCACGGTAAGAACTGGTTACAAACCAAGGCGCGTTCATCAAGTATAATTGATCGAGTATTTGCCGCTCATTGCAGTGGCCTGTTCGGCCTGGCCTATTACAACCAACTCAAGAAGTTGGCTGATGATCATTGCGCCCGTGTCAGGTTCGTATATTCTCAGGCTCATGTGACCGGCATCGAATGA
- a CDS encoding DUF4433 domain-containing protein yields the protein MPTAIHKEKEQIKKVLDHYGIYKLYHFTCIDNLSIIGQCGGIWSKQKLENAGLLDKVFCGGTQGSVIVDKQFGNWDRIHSYFCPRTPMAYRVQENVDRTNKQNGHICYLIIDQSVAFWDGVHFTDTNAVRKGDGHKQAEGSAGLKLVDWDTIRSHLNGIYVPTEVWHRNVQAECLIPSEIPFANIQGVYFMSQASLEEGKRLWGNRTHPTFTVDEKLFHRGFPHAKRFLLTSQEITKDNCASPHEHETVFSSSDSATLLVNAHVTAGIKSRIVWFDSGLNIIKEGSTQFESSGVFWNWSILQMASVPDGYYFVEYYIGDIRWFRADFEIRSEP from the coding sequence ATGCCCACGGCTATTCATAAAGAGAAAGAGCAGATAAAGAAAGTCCTGGATCATTATGGCATCTACAAGCTCTATCATTTCACCTGCATTGATAACCTTTCCATCATCGGTCAATGCGGTGGCATCTGGAGCAAGCAAAAGCTTGAGAATGCTGGATTGCTGGATAAAGTCTTTTGTGGAGGAACGCAAGGCTCTGTAATTGTAGATAAACAGTTTGGCAATTGGGATAGGATTCATTCCTATTTCTGTCCGAGAACTCCGATGGCTTATCGCGTTCAAGAAAACGTGGATCGAACGAACAAACAGAACGGCCACATCTGTTACCTCATTATTGATCAAAGTGTTGCATTCTGGGATGGTGTTCACTTTACAGACACGAATGCAGTACGAAAAGGAGATGGTCACAAACAAGCAGAAGGATCGGCAGGACTGAAACTAGTTGACTGGGACACAATTCGTTCGCATCTGAATGGTATTTACGTTCCAACGGAAGTTTGGCACCGAAATGTACAGGCCGAGTGCCTCATTCCGAGTGAGATTCCCTTTGCTAACATCCAGGGAGTATACTTCATGAGTCAGGCGAGCTTGGAAGAAGGGAAACGGCTGTGGGGCAATCGGACACATCCTACATTCACGGTTGACGAAAAATTATTTCATAGAGGATTTCCTCATGCAAAACGGTTTCTGTTGACATCCCAAGAAATTACGAAAGATAATTGCGCCTCTCCGCATGAGCATGAAACGGTATTCTCATCATCGGATAGTGCCACTCTCCTTGTGAACGCTCATGTAACTGCAGGTATTAAATCGCGGATTGTTTGGTTTGATTCAGGTCTGAATATCATCAAAGAAGGTTCAACACAGTTCGAAAGCAGCGGCGTTTTCTGGAACTGGTCCATTCTGCAAATGGCGAGTGTTCCAGATGGGTATTACTTCGTAGAATATTACATAGGAGATATTCGCTGGTTCAGAGCGGATTTCGAAATCAGGAGTGAGCCATGA
- a CDS encoding DUF3883 domain-containing protein — MNEPPKVREGQILIGSMFSEPMRVETVQQSGSDTWILGLVGTQSERFRKVTLSSVELEGLSFTDSRLNYDGDGRLLNLGLQAYSLGIAYEFDPYFGLSISRVDPLPHQLEAVYDYLLKVARVRFLLADDAGAGKTIMAGLLIRELELRGLAERILIVVPANLAFQWQRELKEKFDEKFVVMKGHDIRDQFGMNQWLEQKRVITSLDLAKRSDVLPGLKQVHWDLAIVDEAHRMSWTPPSKKTSRYALGELIRDATDHLLLLTATPHKGDPANFSLFLQLLDPDAYADVKSIRQAMEQRRAPFYLRRTKEAMVYFPERQADGTWAATKIFTKRIPRTVDFHIDGAEFDLYRDVTRFVKQQSAKAAAQEDDPRARAVGFLMSLYQRRLASSIHAMRRSLENRARRLDDGLKRAQDLARFAPPELPDPEELDEMEEVERERLEQMFEAISLAANAEQVKEEIEILKRLAEQAQTVEDSGTEAKLSRLKNLLHTEGFFDHSEKQLLIFTEFKDTLDYLMRCLEGWGFKIGCIHGGMKSGSREEKGTRLHAEQQFREKEIQILVATEAAGEGINLQVCHILFNYDIPWNPNRLEQRMGRIHRYGQRHDCLIFNFVATNTIEGHVLQRLLEKLQEIRDALDDDTVFNVVGEILPAAQIERVLREYYAGKLGDADLEDRILRNVDEKQFRSICQHALENLAAKKLNLEMLVERRALAQERRVVPETIARFLTESAEYVPMTIKLTPGLPHTFEPSRTPGVLRRFERDADWRLPSVASKYPRCSTDRETAEENNLEWVTPGHPLFESIRRHTYSQALSSFGKGACFYSLQHQTPARIDFYRARVVDGLGQIIHERLFVLEISESDQPRLQEMNAMGNFTVGDLPASLPAVANLPEAVQWLNENQLKQFLEETRAERLAEINRISSHIELSLTELLQRADEEIGRAAADVEQKFPGSEGRLAQSESRHAELLARRDRRRQELDRQKSLTLQAVERITSILVLPHPQRESPEIRHLTPDPEVEAIAMRVVMEYETKQGRQVFDIHEKNLGYDVTSLDLNSGELKLIEVKGLSASAGNVLLTPNERRVAEDRRDCFWLYVVTNCKSDPRVEPIKDPARFDWHEVTKVSHYYLSVNAMTQPIRVSEDQHPYGENDR; from the coding sequence ATGAATGAACCGCCGAAAGTAAGAGAGGGCCAGATCCTGATTGGATCGATGTTCAGTGAACCGATGCGGGTGGAGACTGTCCAGCAGAGTGGGTCTGATACATGGATCCTGGGCCTTGTAGGCACTCAAAGCGAGCGCTTTCGAAAAGTCACTCTTTCTTCGGTAGAACTTGAAGGGCTGTCCTTTACTGATTCCAGATTGAACTACGATGGTGACGGTCGCCTGTTAAATCTTGGCTTGCAGGCGTATTCGCTGGGAATTGCCTACGAGTTTGATCCGTACTTTGGCCTCTCAATTTCCCGTGTCGATCCGTTGCCCCATCAATTAGAGGCTGTCTACGACTACCTGCTTAAAGTGGCGCGCGTCCGGTTCTTGCTGGCAGATGATGCGGGTGCGGGAAAGACCATCATGGCCGGTCTTCTTATCCGCGAGTTGGAGCTGCGCGGTCTGGCGGAGCGGATTCTGATTGTCGTCCCGGCCAATCTTGCTTTTCAATGGCAACGAGAGCTGAAGGAGAAATTTGACGAAAAATTTGTGGTAATGAAGGGACATGATATTCGGGACCAGTTTGGTATGAATCAGTGGTTGGAACAGAAAAGAGTCATCACATCTCTGGATTTAGCGAAGCGATCGGATGTGTTGCCTGGCCTCAAGCAAGTCCATTGGGATCTGGCGATTGTGGATGAAGCACATAGGATGTCATGGACACCTCCATCTAAGAAAACATCGAGATATGCGTTGGGAGAATTGATCCGGGATGCAACGGACCATTTGCTGCTTCTTACGGCAACCCCACATAAAGGTGATCCGGCAAACTTCAGTCTATTCCTTCAACTCCTCGATCCGGATGCCTACGCCGATGTGAAGTCAATCCGGCAGGCGATGGAACAACGGCGTGCGCCTTTCTATTTGCGACGCACGAAAGAAGCAATGGTCTACTTTCCTGAACGTCAAGCTGATGGAACGTGGGCAGCCACAAAAATTTTTACAAAACGGATTCCGAGAACAGTTGATTTCCACATCGATGGAGCGGAGTTCGATCTTTATCGCGATGTGACTCGCTTTGTAAAACAACAGAGCGCAAAGGCCGCTGCTCAAGAGGACGATCCGCGAGCCCGCGCAGTGGGCTTTTTGATGTCGCTATACCAGAGGCGGTTGGCGTCAAGTATTCATGCAATGCGGCGTTCTTTGGAGAACCGCGCTAGGCGATTGGACGATGGATTAAAACGGGCTCAAGATCTCGCACGTTTCGCGCCGCCCGAGCTTCCCGATCCGGAAGAGCTGGATGAAATGGAAGAGGTCGAAAGAGAGCGCCTGGAACAGATGTTTGAAGCGATTTCACTCGCTGCAAATGCAGAACAAGTCAAGGAGGAAATTGAGATACTCAAACGTCTGGCGGAGCAAGCACAGACCGTAGAAGACTCCGGCACTGAGGCCAAACTTTCGCGCTTAAAGAACTTGCTTCATACCGAAGGTTTTTTTGACCATTCCGAAAAACAATTGTTGATCTTCACGGAATTCAAAGACACGTTGGATTATCTAATGAGGTGTCTTGAGGGATGGGGATTCAAAATTGGATGTATTCATGGCGGAATGAAATCAGGATCTCGCGAAGAAAAAGGGACTCGCTTGCATGCGGAGCAACAGTTCAGAGAAAAGGAGATCCAGATCCTTGTGGCAACAGAAGCGGCCGGGGAGGGAATCAATCTCCAGGTCTGTCATATTCTGTTCAACTACGATATTCCCTGGAATCCAAATCGTCTAGAGCAGCGAATGGGGCGTATCCACAGATACGGCCAGAGACACGATTGCCTGATCTTTAATTTTGTTGCAACCAATACGATCGAAGGCCATGTTTTGCAGCGTCTCCTGGAAAAATTACAAGAGATTCGCGACGCGTTGGATGACGATACCGTTTTCAACGTTGTCGGCGAAATTCTTCCGGCAGCCCAGATAGAGCGCGTGTTGAGGGAATACTATGCCGGGAAGTTGGGAGACGCCGATCTGGAGGATCGAATACTCAGAAATGTTGACGAAAAACAGTTTCGTTCGATTTGCCAGCATGCTTTAGAAAATCTCGCTGCCAAGAAGTTGAATTTAGAGATGCTCGTAGAGCGCCGCGCTCTCGCACAAGAACGTCGCGTTGTGCCTGAAACGATTGCGCGGTTCCTTACTGAATCAGCAGAATACGTTCCCATGACAATCAAGCTGACACCCGGCCTGCCACATACATTTGAACCCTCCAGAACCCCTGGCGTTCTCCGAAGGTTTGAAAGAGATGCCGATTGGAGACTTCCTTCGGTAGCTTCAAAATACCCTCGGTGCTCCACGGATCGCGAAACAGCTGAGGAAAACAACCTGGAATGGGTTACTCCTGGACATCCTTTATTTGAATCGATCCGCAGGCACACTTACTCGCAGGCTTTGAGTTCCTTCGGCAAGGGTGCTTGTTTTTATTCTTTACAGCACCAAACGCCTGCAAGGATCGATTTCTACAGAGCACGCGTTGTGGATGGATTGGGTCAAATCATCCATGAGCGCCTATTTGTTTTAGAAATTTCAGAGAGTGACCAGCCCCGCTTGCAGGAGATGAATGCTATGGGCAACTTCACGGTGGGCGATCTTCCGGCTTCGCTTCCTGCTGTTGCTAACCTTCCGGAAGCGGTGCAGTGGTTGAACGAAAATCAGTTAAAGCAGTTTTTGGAAGAAACGAGAGCGGAAAGACTCGCGGAAATCAATCGAATATCTTCTCACATTGAGCTCTCGCTAACGGAATTGCTGCAGCGTGCTGATGAAGAGATAGGCCGGGCTGCTGCCGATGTTGAGCAGAAATTTCCAGGATCCGAAGGGAGACTCGCGCAGTCAGAATCGCGCCATGCGGAATTATTAGCGCGCAGGGATCGCAGGAGACAGGAACTGGACAGGCAAAAATCACTTACTCTCCAGGCGGTAGAAAGAATAACAAGTATCCTTGTTCTACCCCATCCGCAAAGAGAATCGCCGGAGATCAGACATCTCACACCGGATCCGGAGGTTGAAGCGATTGCCATGCGGGTCGTGATGGAGTATGAGACGAAGCAAGGAAGGCAAGTGTTTGACATACACGAGAAAAATCTTGGTTATGACGTAACCAGCCTGGATCTAAATAGTGGCGAGTTGAAATTGATTGAGGTGAAAGGATTGAGTGCATCAGCCGGCAATGTCCTTCTCACGCCAAATGAGAGGCGTGTTGCAGAAGATCGCCGCGATTGCTTTTGGCTATATGTCGTGACCAACTGCAAATCGGATCCCCGCGTAGAACCCATCAAAGATCCTGCTCGCTTCGACTGGCACGAGGTAACAAAGGTTTCTCATTATTATTTGTCTGTGAATGCCATGACTCAGCCCATACGTGTGAGTGAAGATCAACACCCGTATGGCGAGAACGATCGATGA
- a CDS encoding ADP-ribosylglycohydrolase family protein gives MSAQAQSNGALLDKFKGALAFSAVGDALGWPTEFGHYPAATKKQSGRNYLDDFVSWQKLVGGRYWGYRETIEEGAYSDDTQLTLAVYRCIDESGKFNPERFAYFELPLWLHYERGGGRTIKMAARKLNQTSKEWIRNFYSTKELSYRNAGANGAAMRVLPIALTNAFSLNKLRSESFLNAIVTHGHPRAIVGCILYAAAIWFLLRERELSVSPFLEFLRDSLDFEPENNNSIQSWIEEWNKHPLDGKSFQETLDATKNEVFQYLNQIKQNGNSHDNEFYALTGALTNSTRGSGTTTVGVAIFLLCKYSADPTKALLTAVNMLGSDTDTISGFLGGLLGALHGVSAVPPKLFNRVQDKDYILKTAMHLHNVVTGQGSKDYATAEDFDRRDAYLKIMAWEIGLHELFWDALDAGDSIVHPALGRGEVTAKRIQPLMRSDYQAKLIHVSFESGQTCVFHSRVSKDGRLSESLAEDTSKALQSLKKMKMEKTGMLVEEAPGWSLEKFFELENQNEVNQLLRKHKELIRPLFETSQKIREIFSNHAVKIVLKMDKDTEEHYEGLSVIIETDIEPKRSLDLLDRFDNEWWLDVDETTRMLVTVMVQPV, from the coding sequence ATGAGTGCTCAGGCACAGTCAAATGGTGCGTTACTGGATAAGTTCAAGGGCGCCTTGGCTTTCAGCGCTGTGGGAGATGCGTTGGGATGGCCTACAGAATTCGGCCATTATCCGGCTGCAACAAAAAAGCAGTCCGGCCGCAACTACCTGGACGACTTCGTTTCCTGGCAGAAACTCGTGGGCGGAAGATATTGGGGATACCGGGAGACGATAGAAGAGGGGGCATACTCTGATGACACCCAACTTACCCTGGCGGTTTATAGATGCATCGATGAATCGGGAAAGTTTAATCCTGAAAGATTCGCATATTTTGAGCTCCCCTTGTGGCTTCACTATGAACGCGGTGGTGGCAGGACAATCAAGATGGCCGCAAGAAAGCTAAACCAAACGAGCAAAGAATGGATCAGAAACTTTTATTCGACAAAGGAGCTTTCTTATAGAAATGCTGGTGCGAACGGTGCCGCAATGAGAGTGTTGCCCATTGCCCTCACGAACGCTTTTAGTCTGAATAAGCTTCGCTCAGAAAGCTTTCTGAATGCCATCGTAACGCACGGGCATCCTCGGGCGATTGTGGGATGCATCCTTTATGCAGCCGCCATTTGGTTTCTTTTGAGGGAAAGAGAGCTCTCAGTGTCACCGTTCTTAGAATTCTTACGCGATTCTCTTGATTTCGAACCAGAAAATAACAATTCGATCCAATCTTGGATTGAAGAATGGAATAAGCATCCATTAGACGGTAAATCCTTTCAGGAAACCTTGGATGCAACTAAAAATGAAGTCTTTCAGTACTTAAATCAAATCAAGCAAAATGGAAATTCCCATGATAACGAATTTTATGCTCTAACAGGCGCCCTGACTAATTCAACGCGGGGATCGGGAACGACAACTGTTGGTGTGGCAATTTTTCTTCTGTGCAAATATTCAGCAGATCCTACCAAGGCATTGCTAACGGCAGTTAATATGCTTGGCAGCGATACCGATACAATCTCCGGTTTTCTGGGAGGACTATTGGGAGCGTTGCATGGAGTATCTGCAGTACCTCCAAAACTATTTAACAGGGTGCAGGACAAAGACTACATTTTGAAAACAGCAATGCATTTGCACAATGTAGTGACAGGACAAGGATCAAAGGATTACGCAACCGCCGAAGACTTTGATCGACGTGACGCCTACTTAAAAATCATGGCGTGGGAAATTGGGTTGCACGAATTGTTTTGGGACGCCCTGGATGCGGGAGATTCGATCGTTCATCCTGCGCTGGGTCGTGGAGAAGTTACTGCAAAACGTATACAACCTCTGATGCGTTCGGACTATCAGGCAAAGCTTATTCATGTTTCCTTTGAATCCGGCCAGACATGCGTTTTTCACTCTCGTGTATCCAAGGACGGACGACTATCTGAAAGTCTTGCTGAAGATACAAGCAAAGCGTTGCAGTCTCTTAAGAAAATGAAAATGGAGAAAACTGGCATGCTCGTTGAGGAGGCGCCTGGTTGGTCCCTCGAGAAATTTTTCGAACTTGAGAACCAGAACGAAGTGAATCAACTCTTGAGAAAACATAAAGAACTGATCCGACCGCTGTTTGAGACCAGTCAAAAGATAAGGGAGATCTTTTCCAATCATGCAGTCAAGATCGTGCTGAAAATGGACAAGGATACTGAAGAGCATTATGAGGGTCTTTCCGTGATTATCGAAACCGATATTGAACCCAAGAGGTCACTGGATCTGTTAGATCGATTCGATAACGAGTGGTGGCTGGATGTGGATGAGACTACAAGAATGCTGGTAACAGTTATGGTGCAGCCTGTATGA